The sequence TATCAGCAGGTAATCGCCAAAGGTTGAGTTAAGGATGTTCATGTTACCCAGCGCGGTGATGGTTTTTTCGTAACCCTCATCGCCGGCACCGGTAACAAATAATATTTCGCCCGGTACCGTCAGGTTTTCAATGGTGCGCACAGCTACCAGGTGGCCTCTTACATCCTGCATTTTAATAACGCTATCGGTAACGTTCAGCACGCGTTTGCTCAGGTAAAACAAACCCTGGTTTGGCTGCGGCGATACCTTTATCAGCGCGCGTTGCGCGGCAGGCATTTTGTTATAATCGCCAACCATAATGTAATTGCGCACGGTATCCGGCACTTTATCAGCTTCAAAAACCTGTATGTTTTTAATATCGGTCTTCTTCATCCTGGCGTAAGCCCAGGCCACCGCTTTCAAATCTTTCAGCGTTGGGTTAACCGGGTAAACAATAGCCCTTTTTGAATCGAAACAATTGGCGATATTAATATTGGTGAAGAAATTTTTGGTATTACGGTTTAACGACAGGTATGAATAGCCCTTTATCTTGATCCACATAGCCGGGTTATCCAGGTCGCGGCATTTATCATCCGAGATGTTCAGCAGGGTTTTTACCTGCACCTTCAGGTATTTGCCATCGTTAGACAGGTCGTTACGGGTAAGGTCGACCGTTACTTTTTGGATCGAATCCTTTGTTAACCTGCCGCTATATACCGGTTTATCGGCCACAATAACGTTAACAAACGAGTTATTGAAAACCAGCGCGCGCGATGGCTCAAAGTAAATCACCAGCTTGCTTCCCTGCATCTCTACCAGCGGATCGATCTTAAAGAAGAAAGCCGTAGAGCCGCTCATGCCATTAATAGCCTCATCATCGTGCCCGTACGATTTAAATGATGATATCACTTGTGCCGATGCCGGCAATTTTGACAGGAGGAGTATAAATGCCAAAAAGGTTAAAAATCTGTTCATCTGGTTTATGTGAAAATTAATTAGTTGATTACGTAAAACTCTACTCTGAAATAATTACCGTTCTCGTCGCTCTTATAGGTAAGTTCGCCACCCAGTTCGCGGGTCATCAGCTTAGCTATCGATAAACCCAAACCCAGCCTGCTTTCCATATGGCCCGAGGCATCGTTAAGTGTTTTTAGCTTGTTGAACATCATATCCAGTTCTTCCTGCCCAATGGCCACGCCTTCATCAATCACTTCAAATACAAAGCGCTGGCGCTGCAGGCTGGTTACCACCTTAATGTTATTATTGGTTTGCGAAAATTTGATACTGTTTGAAAGGATGTTCTGGAAGATCTGCCCGGTAAATACCTTGTCTAGTTTCACATTAAGCGGCAGCTTCAGGATATTATCTACCAGGTGAATGTTCTTCATCAGCGCGGTTTCAACCAGGCCCTTAAACACGTTTTGCACCTCGGCATTAATATCAAATATCTCCAGGTTAAACTTCAACTCCGGCGATTCGATCTCCTTCACGTCCATCAGCTTATTCAGCATGTACTGCATCTTATCGGCCGATTCGCCAATGTATTGCACAAACTCGCGCTGATCTGAACTTAAGCGGTAATCCTCTTCCTTCACCATGTTATTACTCATAATAACCGAACCGATCAGGTTCTTCAGGTCGTGGCCGGCAATATTGATAAAGCTGTTCTTTTGCTCGTCCAGCTTGCGCAGGCGGTCGTACTGCATATCGATGATGCCGTTTTTTTCGGCGATATCGTGGTTTTGGATCTTCAGCTGCTCGTTCGATTTTTCGATCAGGATCTGCGAACGCACATCACGTTCGATCACCTTGTAACGGGCATTGGGGATCAGGCACGAGATGAACAGGATAATAACAAAGTATTGCCCGCCGTTATTAACTACCAGGTCCAGATTGTAATTGCTTAGCGCGTTGAAGAAAATGGCCAGCAGCATAATGGCGATCAAGCCTTGTATCACCGAGTTGATAGGCTCCCAAAACACCTGCAGGTTAAAAAACAGGATGATGACCGAATAGGTAAGGAAATAAATAGTGAGCCGTTGATCGTTTACAATATTACAAAGCAGGGCTGATATTACCGAGAGCAGGAAAAAGCTGATATGGAGCAGTACCCGGTAATCGTACTTGCGGTTTTGGAAAAAGGTGTATAAACCCAGTATCACCAGCACGGTGATGATACGCACGATAAGGAACTGGATCCAGATATCGGGCGAGTAGATGAAATCAATAATACTAAATATAGGGTAAAGAAAAATAATAGTCCAGATAATATTATTGGTTTGGTACCAGGCCTTCTTATTTACTTCTTTTGAAAACTCTTCTTTAGTTATTTGAACAAACATTAGTACTATTGTTTAGATTAGGGTAAAGATCAGTTAACAGCTTCTACGGATGAAATATAGATGAAAAAATTTAATTATAAAACCCGGTCATTACATCCCCCGGCTGCAACGCTGATCATGCTATTCATAATGGCCTTATTGTGGCAAAATGCAAAAAGCAGTCCAACATTTCCGCCCGGCAGGCAAATAGCTTTTAACCGCGCGAAATCGCTTGATAACGGCATCAGCGTATCGTGGTTGGAACAAACCTGGAACAAGGATGTTTTGCAGATTGACGGCTTAAAGGAGGCCGACCTGAAATTACTTAAAACCTTAGGTTTTAAGAGTATCAGGCTACCGGTAGCTTTCAGATATTTTGAACAAAATAACATCAACCTCAATAGTGTACTCTCCCGCGTAGATGCAGCGTGGGAGCTTTGCCGAAAATACGGGTTTAAACTGATAATAGATTATCATTATGGCGATTTAGCTGATAATAACTTCACAACCAGCACGAATAATATTATTAATACCTGGACCATAATAGCCAAAAAGTATAAAAATAAAGCCGAAGACGATCTGTTTTTTGAATTGTATAACGAACCCCCGCCCATTAACCCGCAGGTATGGAAGGATGCCGCCTATAATATGGTTACCGCTGTACGCAAGATTGACGATAAGCGCACCCTGCTGATCGGCGCATCAAACTATAACAGTATTTACGAGTTGAGTCGTTTTGTGCGCCTGAGCGATGAGAACATTATTTACACCTTCCATTTTTACGAACCTTTTTTATTTACCCACCAGGGTGCCGAGTGGGTTGGCGACCAAATGGCAACCACCGGGGTTCCGTTTCCATACAGTGTAGATAAATTTCCCCAATTAAACCCCAAAGCAAAAGGCAC comes from Mucilaginibacter mali and encodes:
- a CDS encoding sensor histidine kinase; translated protein: MFVQITKEEFSKEVNKKAWYQTNNIIWTIIFLYPIFSIIDFIYSPDIWIQFLIVRIITVLVILGLYTFFQNRKYDYRVLLHISFFLLSVISALLCNIVNDQRLTIYFLTYSVIILFFNLQVFWEPINSVIQGLIAIMLLAIFFNALSNYNLDLVVNNGGQYFVIILFISCLIPNARYKVIERDVRSQILIEKSNEQLKIQNHDIAEKNGIIDMQYDRLRKLDEQKNSFINIAGHDLKNLIGSVIMSNNMVKEEDYRLSSDQREFVQYIGESADKMQYMLNKLMDVKEIESPELKFNLEIFDINAEVQNVFKGLVETALMKNIHLVDNILKLPLNVKLDKVFTGQIFQNILSNSIKFSQTNNNIKVVTSLQRQRFVFEVIDEGVAIGQEELDMMFNKLKTLNDASGHMESRLGLGLSIAKLMTRELGGELTYKSDENGNYFRVEFYVIN
- a CDS encoding glycoside hydrolase family 5 protein, which produces MKKFNYKTRSLHPPAATLIMLFIMALLWQNAKSSPTFPPGRQIAFNRAKSLDNGISVSWLEQTWNKDVLQIDGLKEADLKLLKTLGFKSIRLPVAFRYFEQNNINLNSVLSRVDAAWELCRKYGFKLIIDYHYGDLADNNFTTSTNNIINTWTIIAKKYKNKAEDDLFFELYNEPPPINPQVWKDAAYNMVTAVRKIDDKRTLLIGASNYNSIYELSRFVRLSDENIIYTFHFYEPFLFTHQGAEWVGDQMATTGVPFPYSVDKFPQLNPKAKGTAGQDNYNKYHLDGNEGSVHDKLQIIKAWGDKYGVPIICGEYGSYDKADANSRCRYTKTVRYYLKQLGIPGILWDYNTNFSIFNGEPSLEHLSDCMRDAIGYRD